The Raphanus sativus cultivar WK10039 chromosome 2, ASM80110v3, whole genome shotgun sequence genome includes a region encoding these proteins:
- the LOC108820124 gene encoding uncharacterized protein LOC108820124, with product MRFQGWDPGILGDIRIRVDPLHDDQITRGIRLVLLVDWFGVIRTDEVSHNTDLVIICRASLMGQREIVGFHDSIMEKEGCNLGGSEKVSRIGELMELIGVHGWLNSYLVETSGRCPSEVFLWSEWIHTRSEVFLTVLEMEKTTCKKILEQGLYAI from the exons ATGCGGTTTCAAGGATGGGATCCGGGGATTCTTGGAGACATAAGGATTCGGGTCGATCCTTTACATGATGATCAGATAACAAGGGGGATCCGATTGGTGTTACTGGTGGATTGGTTCGGGGTGATCCGGACCGATGAGGTTTCTCATAATACAGATCTCGTCATTATTTGTCGAGCTTCTCTCATGGGTCAAAGGGAGATCGTAGGTTTCCATGATTCAATAATGGAAAAGGAAGGTTGTAATCTGGGTGGATCTGAGAAGGTTTCTCGAATCGGAGAGTTAATGGAGTTAATCGGGGTACATGGTTGGCTTAATTCTTATCTGGTGGAGACTTCTGGAAGATGTCCCTCTGAGGTGTTTCTTTGGTCTGAGTGGATACATACAAGATCTGAGGTGTTCCTTACCGTTCTG GAGATGGAAAAGACAACATGTAAGAAAATTCTTGAGCAAGGGTTGTATGCTATCTAA